A DNA window from Desulfobacterales bacterium contains the following coding sequences:
- a CDS encoding GntR family transcriptional regulator: protein MKKTDRPKSLVTFITEDLEEKILEGKLKPGQRLIESDLCKTYGVSQTPLRESLRILESQGYLVHEPRKGVSVTQITLNDIEEIYHIRASLESLAHYWAVKRYDPEVLAQLKNLQKQMRLEVSKKNVKAYFELNLKFHEILINACRNKRLINMIQTFVKQTKRYRTDILQSPERLKRSMEAHEKIIRSFEDRDAEKAERLRKESILGNIQVFEKKFKEEKTN from the coding sequence ATGAAGAAAACAGATAGGCCGAAAAGCCTGGTTACATTTATCACCGAAGACCTGGAAGAAAAAATATTAGAGGGAAAACTCAAACCGGGTCAGCGGCTGATTGAATCAGACCTCTGCAAAACATACGGGGTCAGTCAGACCCCTTTGCGGGAATCCCTTAGAATTTTAGAGAGCCAGGGGTATCTGGTACATGAACCGCGCAAGGGGGTTAGCGTCACCCAAATTACCCTGAACGATATTGAAGAAATCTATCATATAAGGGCCAGCCTGGAAAGTCTGGCACATTATTGGGCCGTAAAGAGATATGACCCTGAAGTGCTGGCTCAACTAAAAAATTTACAGAAACAGATGCGTCTTGAGGTCAGCAAAAAAAACGTAAAAGCTTATTTTGAACTAAACCTTAAATTTCATGAAATCCTTATCAATGCCTGCCGGAATAAACGGCTAATCAACATGATCCAGACCTTTGTCAAACAGACCAAACGCTATCGGACCGATATTCTGCAGAGCCCGGAAAGGCTCAAGCGTTCCATGGAAGCGCATGAAAAGATCATACGGTCATTTGAGGATAGGGACGCTGAAAAAGCGGAAAGGCTAAGGAAAGAAAGCATACTGGGGAATATCCAGGTTTTTGAAAAAAAGTTCAAGGAAGAGAAAACGAATTGA